A portion of the Stigmatella aurantiaca DW4/3-1 genome contains these proteins:
- a CDS encoding polyhydroxyalkanoic acid system family protein: MGTMKFEVPHSLPKDEVKKRVEQLLQYWGSKYGVKADWAGDGAKLVGKVMGINLDASFVITDKAVQGEGTDPGMLLRTQAKNYLQKKFGAVLDPGKSLTDVKGTLD; this comes from the coding sequence ATGGGCACGATGAAGTTCGAGGTTCCCCACTCCCTGCCGAAGGACGAGGTGAAGAAGCGCGTCGAGCAACTGCTCCAGTACTGGGGCAGCAAGTACGGCGTGAAGGCGGACTGGGCCGGTGACGGCGCCAAGCTCGTGGGCAAGGTGATGGGCATCAACCTGGATGCCAGCTTCGTCATCACCGACAAGGCCGTTCAGGGGGAAGGCACCGATCCGGGCATGCTGCTGCGCACCCAGGCGAAGAACTACCTCCAGAAGAAGTTCGGGGCCGTGCTGGATCCAGGCAAGAGCCTGACGGACGTGAAGGGCACCCTGGACTAG
- a CDS encoding protein-glutamate O-methyltransferase, translating into MLNVSQKALQQLAALLLERAGLKITPDGYHSLRLALSTRMPVAGISDPEVYVQRLRDIGGEQELRSLLPLVTVGHTEFFRDPKQFRALERFILPQLLAKARREMRRVCIWSAGCATGEEAYSVAMVMAELGALAVEVDLWATDLNLAAVEAARMGRFSVRRSSGISSERLERFFHPVEDGMEVQPTLREYVRFEGQNLAAPAFDAVTPGSLDLILCRNVIIYFDLPTIRALMDRFLVALRPGGLLFLGYSESLFKVYDRFEMIEVDGAFVYRRPLLGVARAKTTPVPMSPPVSSSVSTPVPLSVAPAGTPPRPAPSFSRLRPPDAPVPMTPSPRPSYLEQAASPPSRPGSEPVRPPRLTLEVSATDPRVVRTTEVPGGAKAFPPVERLKQAVRKMMQSDFTAAIHDVEKLLIDEPGHLDALLTLGNLYSLTGRIAEAREAFAQALVREPLCVEARIFGGVAALQAGNLVEARSELGKALFLEPTLALGHYLLAQVQERTQDRDGARRSYRNAIAQLRFPQRPLAGHYPDIPDSAEAIARVARYALAALEEEGN; encoded by the coding sequence TGAGCCAGAAGGCTTTGCAGCAGCTCGCCGCCCTCCTGTTGGAACGGGCCGGTCTGAAAATCACGCCCGATGGTTACCACAGCCTCCGGTTGGCCCTGTCGACGCGCATGCCCGTGGCGGGCATCAGCGATCCGGAAGTCTACGTCCAGCGGCTCCGGGACATCGGGGGGGAGCAAGAGCTGCGCTCGCTGCTGCCCCTCGTCACGGTGGGCCACACGGAGTTCTTCCGGGACCCCAAGCAGTTCCGGGCGCTCGAGCGGTTCATCCTTCCGCAACTGCTGGCCAAGGCGCGGCGGGAGATGCGCCGGGTGTGCATCTGGTCGGCCGGGTGCGCCACGGGGGAGGAGGCGTACAGCGTGGCCATGGTCATGGCGGAGCTGGGCGCGCTGGCCGTCGAGGTGGACCTGTGGGCCACGGATCTCAACCTGGCCGCGGTGGAGGCCGCGCGGATGGGGCGCTTTTCGGTGCGGCGCTCCTCGGGCATCTCTTCCGAGCGGCTGGAGCGCTTCTTCCATCCCGTCGAGGATGGCATGGAGGTGCAGCCCACGCTGCGCGAGTACGTGCGCTTCGAGGGGCAGAACCTCGCCGCGCCCGCGTTCGACGCGGTGACGCCGGGCTCGCTGGATCTCATCCTCTGCCGCAACGTCATCATCTACTTCGATCTGCCCACCATTCGCGCGTTGATGGACCGGTTCCTGGTCGCGCTGCGGCCCGGGGGATTGCTCTTCCTGGGGTACTCGGAGAGCCTCTTCAAGGTCTATGACCGCTTCGAGATGATCGAGGTGGATGGAGCGTTCGTCTACCGGCGGCCCCTGCTGGGCGTGGCCCGCGCGAAGACGACGCCCGTGCCGATGTCCCCGCCGGTGTCATCGTCCGTGTCCACCCCGGTGCCCTTGTCCGTCGCCCCGGCGGGGACTCCGCCGCGGCCCGCGCCCTCCTTCAGCCGCCTGCGGCCTCCGGATGCGCCCGTGCCCATGACCCCGTCGCCCCGGCCTTCCTACCTGGAGCAGGCCGCCAGCCCTCCCAGCCGCCCCGGCTCCGAGCCCGTGCGCCCACCGAGGCTCACGCTGGAGGTGTCCGCCACGGATCCCCGGGTGGTGCGCACCACCGAGGTGCCCGGCGGGGCCAAGGCCTTTCCTCCCGTCGAGCGGCTGAAGCAGGCGGTGCGGAAGATGATGCAGAGCGACTTCACGGCCGCCATCCATGATGTGGAGAAGCTGCTGATCGACGAGCCGGGCCACCTGGATGCGCTGCTGACGCTCGGCAACCTCTACTCCCTCACGGGCCGCATCGCGGAGGCCCGCGAGGCCTTTGCGCAGGCGCTGGTCCGGGAGCCGCTGTGCGTGGAAGCCCGTATCTTCGGGGGGGTGGCGGCGCTCCAGGCGGGCAACCTGGTGGAGGCTCGCTCCGAGCTGGGCAAGGCGCTCTTTCTGGAGCCCACCCTGGCGCTGGGCCACTACCTGCTCGCCCAGGTGCAGGAGCGGACCCAGGATCGCGACGGGGCCCGGCGCAGTTACCGCAACGCCATCGCGCAGCTGCGTTTTCCCCAGCGCCCGCTCGCGGGCCACTACCCGGACATCCCGGATTCCGCCGAGGCCATTGCCCGGGTGGCCCGCTACGCGCTCGCGGCGCTGGAGGAGGAAGGGAACTAG